The following coding sequences lie in one Drosophila gunungcola strain Sukarami chromosome X unlocalized genomic scaffold, Dgunungcola_SK_2 000021F, whole genome shotgun sequence genomic window:
- the LOC128260300 gene encoding probable phosphorylase b kinase regulatory subunit alpha isoform X12 — translation MRSRSNSGVRLDYYQRIVHRLILAHQEPVTGLFPASNVNSHAWIRDNVYCILAVWGLSMAYKKIADQDEDRAKCYELEQSCVKLMRGLLMAMMNQKDKVEKFKMTQSPYDSLHAKYSSKNGLPVVGDNEWGHLQIDAVSLYLLILAQMTASGLQIVFSLDEVSFIQNLVFYIESAYSIPDYGIWERGDKTNHGEPELNASSIGMAKAALEAMNELDLFGARGGPASVIHVLADEAHKCQAVLQSMLPRESNSKELDSGLLCVIGFPAFAVDDAQLIHNTKDAILSRLQGKYGCKRFLRDGYRTPKEDPSRLYYERWELRMFENIECEWPLFYCYLILFHAFQNDKRSVEEYASRLEKIMVRSEDGILLVPESYAVPQDLVGFEYQKPGSQLREVVGRCPFLWGQSLFILGRLLQEGFLAVGELDPLNRRLGAQKKPDVVVQVVIIAEDNEIRDKLAEHDLHVQTIAEVAPIEVQPARVLSHLYTYLGRNRKLGLSGRKSRDVGILSTSKLYSLKDRIFAFTPQFADLSRFYIASDNELMIDILKGEINFLKSAWDLLGRPLVTLVLKRIHLDQDKIPLAMIQTMRKLKSGYINGTRVMLGSLKDFLNTSAITDLSFLGSTEDGYPDRLHPDVQTYLDEHLLRSFSNRSTMSLRGGQLRPRTLRRRMSCKGAIKKTRSINVDSDNLGMEGPSPLTERRLSSIVPPPWLQANKQSHVSVFATTPEEGPASSPLQHLGNELSVRENIYPVDPHHSRSAIDRRSEFVRQQEMPKILIQRHRAETNFAETEVEELIAMLRETENLEEQGDILQYLVDTQGLDFNTGMLEEGRVVTVRDLLKGLYEKACQQKLWGLVRHTAGMLGKRVEDLAKAVTDLLVRQKQVTVGMPPNNEHTITAPLPEVELRQLIHDAYGDDESTAMLTQELMVYLAMFIRTEPQLFHEMLRLRVGLIIQVMAKELSRTLNCDGEAASEHLLNLSPFEMKNLLYHILSGKEFAVSSVARGNLSIVSCKSSRVSKKSQIGLGDPEGEDALVATIDDRQGQWLRRRRLDGALNRVPRDFYSRVWTVLEKCQGLAIEGRVLQQSLTQEMTPGELKFALEVETALNQIPQPEYRQLVVEALMVLTLVTEHNMVPTLGGIIYVEHLVHKANQLFLEDQRKVQGDATLCCAKIKDGKEQQQAASGMLLCGGAAYICQHLYDSAPSGSYGTMTYMSRAVALVLDCVPKHGEMECAIS, via the exons ATGCGTTCCCGCAGCAATTCGGGCGTCCGCTTGGACTACTACCAGCGCATCGTGCACCGGCTTATACTGGCCCACCAGGAGCCAGTCACCGGCCTCTTTCCCGCCTCCAATGTGAACTCGCACGCCTGGATCAGGGACAATGTGTACTGCATCCTGGCCGTGTGGGGCCTGTCCATGGCGTACAAGAAGATTGCCGACCAGGACGAGGATCGGGCCAAGTGCTACGAGCTGGAGCAGAGCTGTGTGAAACTGATGCGCGGCCTGCTGATGGCCATGATGAACCAGAAGGACAAGGTGGAGAAGTTCAAGATGACCCAATCTCCCTACGATTCCCTCCACGCCAAATACTCGAGCAAGAACGGCCTGCCCGTGGTGGGGGACAATGAGTGGGGCCATCTGCAGATCGATGCCGTATCCCTGTACCTGCTGATCCTGGCCCAGATGACGGCCTCCGGCCTGCAGATCGTCTTCTCCCTGGACGAGGTCTCGTTCATCCAGAATCTGGTCTTCTACATTGAGTCGGCCTACTCTATCCCTGACTACGGCATTTGGGAGCGCGGCGATAAGACCAATCATG GTGAGCCGGAGCTGAATGCCAGCTCCATTGGCATGGCCAAGGCGGCGCTGGAGGCCATGAACGAGCTGGATCTGTTCGGTGCCCGCGGCGGACCGGCCAGTGTGATCCATGTGCTGGCCGACGAGGCCCACAAGTGCCAGGCGGTGCTCCAGTCGATGCTGCCCCGCGAGTCGAACAGCAAGGAGCTGGATTCCGGGCTGCTGTGCGTGATCGGCTTCCCCGCCTTTGCCGTGGACGATGCCCAGTTGATCCACAACACGAAGGATGCGATTCTGTCCCGACTGCAGGGCAAGTACGGCTGCAAGAGATTCCTGCGCGACGGTTATCGCACGCCCAAGGAGGATCCCTCCAGGCTCTACTACGAGCGCTGGGAGCTGCGCATGTTCGAGAACATCGAGTGCGAGTGGCCGCTCTTCTACTGCTACCTCATCCTATTCCACGCCTTCCAGAACGACAAGCGTTCGGTGGAGGAGTACGCCAGCCGGCTGGAGAAGATCATGGTGCGCTCGGAGGACGGCATCCTCCTCGTCCCGGAGAGCTATGCGGTGCCGCAGGATCTGGTGGGCTTCGAGTACCAGAAGCCGGGATCGCAGCTCCGCGAGGTGGTCGGTCGGTGTCCCTTCCTGTGGGGACAGTCCCTCTTCATCCTCGGCAGACTGCTGCAGGAG GGTTTCCTGGCTGTGGGCGAGCTGGATCCTCTGAATCGTCGGCTGGGGGCGCAAAAGAAGCCGGACGTGGTCGTCCAGGTGGTCATCATCGCCGAGGACAACGAGATCCGCGACAAGCTGGCCGAGCACGATCTGCACGTGCAGACGATCGCCGAGGTGGCGCCCATCGAGGTGCAGCCGGCCCGCGTCCTCAGCCACCTGTACACCTATCTCGGACGCAACCGGAAGCTGGGACTGAGCGGCCGCAAGTCTCGCGACGTGGGCATCCTCAGCACCAGCAAGCTGTACTCGCTGAAGGATCGCATATTCGCCTTCACCCCGCAG TTCGCCGACCTGTCGCGCTTCTATATCGCCTCCGATAACGAACTCATGATCGACATCCTCAAGGGCGAGATAAATTTCCTCAAGTCCGCTTGGGATTTGCTGGGTCGTCCGCTGGTCACCCTGGTGCTGAAGCGGATTCACCTAG ATCAGGACAAGATACCGCTGGCCATGATCCAGACGATGAGGAAGCTGAAGTCGGGCTACATCAATGGCACCCGCGTAATGCTGGGCAGCCTGAAGGACTTCCTCAACACCTCGGCCATCACGGACCTGAGCTTCCTGGGCAGCACCGAGGATGGCTACCCGGACCGCCTGCACCCGGATGTGCAGACCTATCTGGACGAGCACCTGCTGCGATCGTTCAGCAACCGCAGCACGATGAGCCTGCGGGGCGGACAGCTGCGTCCGAGGACCCTGAGGCGGCGCATGTCCTGCAAGGGAGCGATCAAGAAGACGCGTTCCATTAATGTGGACT CTGACAATCTGGGCATGGAGGGACCTTCGCCGCTCACCGAACGCCGCCTATCTTCGATTGTGCCACCGCCCTGGCTGCAGGCCAACAAGCAGAGCCACGTCAGCGTGTTCGCCACCACTCCGGAGGAGGGACCCGCCAGCTCGCCCCTGCAGCATCTGGGCAACGAGCTGTCCGTCCGCGAGAACATCTATCCGGTGGACCCGCACCACAGCCGGTCGGCGATCGACAGACGCAGCGAGTTTGTCCGCCAGCAAGAGA TGCCCAAAATTCTCATACAACGCCATCGCGCCGAAACCAATTTCGCGGAAACAGAGGTGGAGGAGCTGATTGCGATGCTGCGCGAAACGGAGAATCTCGAGGAGCAGGGCGACATCCTGCAGTACCTGGTGGACACGCAGGGCCTGGACTTTAACACAG GAATGCTGGAGGAGGGACGCGTGGTGACCGTGCGGGATCTGCTGAAGGGACTGTACGAGAAGGCCTGCCAGCAGAAGCTCTGGGGACTCGTCCGCCACACGGCTGGCATGTTGGGCAAGCGGGTGGAGGATCTGGCCAAGGCGGTCACCGATCTGCTCGTCCGGCAGAAGCAGGTCACCGTGGGAATGCCGCCCAACAACGAGCACACCATCACGGCACCGCTGCCGGAAGTCGAGCTGCGACAGCTTATCCATGAT GCCTACGGCGACGATGAGAGCACGGCGATGCTGACGCAGGAGCTGATGGTCTACCTGGCCATGTTCATTCGCACCGAACCGCAGCTGTTCCACGAGATGCTGCGCCTGCGCGTGGGCCTGATCATCCAGGTGATGGCCAAGGAACTGTCGCGCACTCTCAACTGCGACGGCGAGGCAGCGTCGGAGCATTTACTTAACCTCTCGCCCTTCGAGATGAAGAATCTCCTGTACCACATACTCAGCGGCAAGGAGTTTGCCGTCAGCAGCG TGGCCCGTGGCAATCTGTCCATTGTGAGCTGCAAGAGCAGCCGCGTCAGCAAGAAGAGCCAGATCGGTCTGGGCGATCCGGAGGGCGAGGACGCACTGGTAGCCACCATTGACGACAGGCAGGGGCAGTGGCTGCGCCGCCGTCGACTGGACGGAGCCCTGAATCGGGTGCCCCGCGACTTCTATTCGCGCGTGTGGACCGTTTTGGAGAAGTGCCAGGGTCTGGCCATCGAGGGACGTGTCCTGCAGCAGAGTCTCACCCAGGAGATGACCCCGGGCGAGCTGAAGTTCGCCCTGGAGGTGGAGACGGCCCTCAATCAGATACCACAGCCCGAGTACCGCCAGCTAGTGGTCGAGGCCCTCATGGTGCTCACCCTCGTCACCGAGCACAATATGGTGCCCACGCTGGGCGGCATCATTTACGTGGAGCACCTCGTCCACAAGGCCAACCAGCTGTTCCTCGAGGATCAGCGCAAGGTGCAGGGCGACGCCACCCTGTGCTGCGCCAAGATCAAGGACGgcaaggagcagcagcaggccgCCTCCGGAATGCTTCTCTGCGGCGGCGCCGCCTACATATGCCAGCATCTTTACGACAG TGCTCCCAGCGGCAGTTATGGAACCATGACCTACATGTCCCGGGCGGTGGCCCTGGTGCTGGACTGTGTGCCCAAGCACGGCGAGATGGAGTGCGCCATCTCCTGA
- the LOC128260300 gene encoding probable phosphorylase b kinase regulatory subunit alpha isoform X9 codes for MRSRSNSGVRLDYYQRIVHRLILAHQEPVTGLFPASNVNSHAWIRDNVYCILAVWGLSMAYKKIADQDEDRAKCYELEQSCVKLMRGLLMAMMNQKDKVEKFKMTQSPYDSLHAKYSSKNGLPVVGDNEWGHLQIDAVSLYLLILAQMTASGLQIVFSLDEVSFIQNLVFYIESAYSIPDYGIWERGDKTNHGEPELNASSIGMAKAALEAMNELDLFGARGGPASVIHVLADEAHKCQAVLQSMLPRESNSKELDSGLLCVIGFPAFAVDDAQLIHNTKDAILSRLQGKYGCKRFLRDGYRTPKEDPSRLYYERWELRMFENIECEWPLFYCYLILFHAFQNDKRSVEEYASRLEKIMVRSEDGILLVPESYAVPQDLVGFEYQKPGSQLREVVGRCPFLWGQSLFILGRLLQEGFLAVGELDPLNRRLGAQKKPDVVVQVVIIAEDNEIRDKLAEHDLHVQTIAEVAPIEVQPARVLSHLYTYLGRNRKLGLSGRKSRDVGILSTSKLYSLKDRIFAFTPQHIDYEEYYTTRDPDLLASNFTTNLAFLTNNWRHMLGRPTITLMATHYMLDQDKIPLAMIQTMRKLKSGYINGTRVMLGSLKDFLNTSAITDLSFLGSTEDGYPDRLHPDVQTYLDEHLLRSFSNRSTMSLRGGQLRPRTLRRRMSCKGAIKKTRSINVDSDNLGMEGPSPLTERRLSSIVPPPWLQANKQSHVSVFATTPEEGPASSPLQHLGNELSVRENIYPVDPHHSRSAIDRRSEFVRQQEMPKILIQRHRAETNFAETEVEELIAMLRETENLEEQGDILQYLVDTQGLDFNTAGLGFKNKSDDNATASANNAAAGMLEEGRVVTVRDLLKGLYEKACQQKLWGLVRHTAGMLGKRVEDLAKAVTDLLVRQKQVTVGMPPNNEHTITAPLPEVELRQLIHDAYGDDESTAMLTQELMVYLAMFIRTEPQLFHEMLRLRVGLIIQVMAKELSRTLNCDGEAASEHLLNLSPFEMKNLLYHILSGKEFAVSSVARGNLSIVSCKSSRVSKKSQIGLGDPEGEDALVATIDDRQGQWLRRRRLDGALNRVPRDFYSRVWTVLEKCQGLAIEGRVLQQSLTQEMTPGELKFALEVETALNQIPQPEYRQLVVEALMVLTLVTEHNMVPTLGGIIYVEHLVHKANQLFLEDQRKVQGDATLCCAKIKDGKEQQQAASGMLLCGGAAYICQHLYDSAPSGSYGTMTYMSRAVALVLDCVPKHGEMECAIS; via the exons ATGCGTTCCCGCAGCAATTCGGGCGTCCGCTTGGACTACTACCAGCGCATCGTGCACCGGCTTATACTGGCCCACCAGGAGCCAGTCACCGGCCTCTTTCCCGCCTCCAATGTGAACTCGCACGCCTGGATCAGGGACAATGTGTACTGCATCCTGGCCGTGTGGGGCCTGTCCATGGCGTACAAGAAGATTGCCGACCAGGACGAGGATCGGGCCAAGTGCTACGAGCTGGAGCAGAGCTGTGTGAAACTGATGCGCGGCCTGCTGATGGCCATGATGAACCAGAAGGACAAGGTGGAGAAGTTCAAGATGACCCAATCTCCCTACGATTCCCTCCACGCCAAATACTCGAGCAAGAACGGCCTGCCCGTGGTGGGGGACAATGAGTGGGGCCATCTGCAGATCGATGCCGTATCCCTGTACCTGCTGATCCTGGCCCAGATGACGGCCTCCGGCCTGCAGATCGTCTTCTCCCTGGACGAGGTCTCGTTCATCCAGAATCTGGTCTTCTACATTGAGTCGGCCTACTCTATCCCTGACTACGGCATTTGGGAGCGCGGCGATAAGACCAATCATG GTGAGCCGGAGCTGAATGCCAGCTCCATTGGCATGGCCAAGGCGGCGCTGGAGGCCATGAACGAGCTGGATCTGTTCGGTGCCCGCGGCGGACCGGCCAGTGTGATCCATGTGCTGGCCGACGAGGCCCACAAGTGCCAGGCGGTGCTCCAGTCGATGCTGCCCCGCGAGTCGAACAGCAAGGAGCTGGATTCCGGGCTGCTGTGCGTGATCGGCTTCCCCGCCTTTGCCGTGGACGATGCCCAGTTGATCCACAACACGAAGGATGCGATTCTGTCCCGACTGCAGGGCAAGTACGGCTGCAAGAGATTCCTGCGCGACGGTTATCGCACGCCCAAGGAGGATCCCTCCAGGCTCTACTACGAGCGCTGGGAGCTGCGCATGTTCGAGAACATCGAGTGCGAGTGGCCGCTCTTCTACTGCTACCTCATCCTATTCCACGCCTTCCAGAACGACAAGCGTTCGGTGGAGGAGTACGCCAGCCGGCTGGAGAAGATCATGGTGCGCTCGGAGGACGGCATCCTCCTCGTCCCGGAGAGCTATGCGGTGCCGCAGGATCTGGTGGGCTTCGAGTACCAGAAGCCGGGATCGCAGCTCCGCGAGGTGGTCGGTCGGTGTCCCTTCCTGTGGGGACAGTCCCTCTTCATCCTCGGCAGACTGCTGCAGGAG GGTTTCCTGGCTGTGGGCGAGCTGGATCCTCTGAATCGTCGGCTGGGGGCGCAAAAGAAGCCGGACGTGGTCGTCCAGGTGGTCATCATCGCCGAGGACAACGAGATCCGCGACAAGCTGGCCGAGCACGATCTGCACGTGCAGACGATCGCCGAGGTGGCGCCCATCGAGGTGCAGCCGGCCCGCGTCCTCAGCCACCTGTACACCTATCTCGGACGCAACCGGAAGCTGGGACTGAGCGGCCGCAAGTCTCGCGACGTGGGCATCCTCAGCACCAGCAAGCTGTACTCGCTGAAGGATCGCATATTCGCCTTCACCCCGCAG CATATCGACTATGAAGAATATTATACAACACGCGATCCCGATTTGCTTGCCAGCAATTTTACCACAAATTTAGCATTCTTGACCAACAATTGGCGTCACATGTTGGGCAGGCCGACAATCACACTAATGGCAACCCACTATATGCTAG ATCAGGACAAGATACCGCTGGCCATGATCCAGACGATGAGGAAGCTGAAGTCGGGCTACATCAATGGCACCCGCGTAATGCTGGGCAGCCTGAAGGACTTCCTCAACACCTCGGCCATCACGGACCTGAGCTTCCTGGGCAGCACCGAGGATGGCTACCCGGACCGCCTGCACCCGGATGTGCAGACCTATCTGGACGAGCACCTGCTGCGATCGTTCAGCAACCGCAGCACGATGAGCCTGCGGGGCGGACAGCTGCGTCCGAGGACCCTGAGGCGGCGCATGTCCTGCAAGGGAGCGATCAAGAAGACGCGTTCCATTAATGTGGACT CTGACAATCTGGGCATGGAGGGACCTTCGCCGCTCACCGAACGCCGCCTATCTTCGATTGTGCCACCGCCCTGGCTGCAGGCCAACAAGCAGAGCCACGTCAGCGTGTTCGCCACCACTCCGGAGGAGGGACCCGCCAGCTCGCCCCTGCAGCATCTGGGCAACGAGCTGTCCGTCCGCGAGAACATCTATCCGGTGGACCCGCACCACAGCCGGTCGGCGATCGACAGACGCAGCGAGTTTGTCCGCCAGCAAGAGA TGCCCAAAATTCTCATACAACGCCATCGCGCCGAAACCAATTTCGCGGAAACAGAGGTGGAGGAGCTGATTGCGATGCTGCGCGAAACGGAGAATCTCGAGGAGCAGGGCGACATCCTGCAGTACCTGGTGGACACGCAGGGCCTGGACTTTAACACAG CTGGTCTGGGATTCAAGAATAAATCGGATGACAATGCGACCGCCAGTGCGAATAATGCAGCCGCCG GAATGCTGGAGGAGGGACGCGTGGTGACCGTGCGGGATCTGCTGAAGGGACTGTACGAGAAGGCCTGCCAGCAGAAGCTCTGGGGACTCGTCCGCCACACGGCTGGCATGTTGGGCAAGCGGGTGGAGGATCTGGCCAAGGCGGTCACCGATCTGCTCGTCCGGCAGAAGCAGGTCACCGTGGGAATGCCGCCCAACAACGAGCACACCATCACGGCACCGCTGCCGGAAGTCGAGCTGCGACAGCTTATCCATGAT GCCTACGGCGACGATGAGAGCACGGCGATGCTGACGCAGGAGCTGATGGTCTACCTGGCCATGTTCATTCGCACCGAACCGCAGCTGTTCCACGAGATGCTGCGCCTGCGCGTGGGCCTGATCATCCAGGTGATGGCCAAGGAACTGTCGCGCACTCTCAACTGCGACGGCGAGGCAGCGTCGGAGCATTTACTTAACCTCTCGCCCTTCGAGATGAAGAATCTCCTGTACCACATACTCAGCGGCAAGGAGTTTGCCGTCAGCAGCG TGGCCCGTGGCAATCTGTCCATTGTGAGCTGCAAGAGCAGCCGCGTCAGCAAGAAGAGCCAGATCGGTCTGGGCGATCCGGAGGGCGAGGACGCACTGGTAGCCACCATTGACGACAGGCAGGGGCAGTGGCTGCGCCGCCGTCGACTGGACGGAGCCCTGAATCGGGTGCCCCGCGACTTCTATTCGCGCGTGTGGACCGTTTTGGAGAAGTGCCAGGGTCTGGCCATCGAGGGACGTGTCCTGCAGCAGAGTCTCACCCAGGAGATGACCCCGGGCGAGCTGAAGTTCGCCCTGGAGGTGGAGACGGCCCTCAATCAGATACCACAGCCCGAGTACCGCCAGCTAGTGGTCGAGGCCCTCATGGTGCTCACCCTCGTCACCGAGCACAATATGGTGCCCACGCTGGGCGGCATCATTTACGTGGAGCACCTCGTCCACAAGGCCAACCAGCTGTTCCTCGAGGATCAGCGCAAGGTGCAGGGCGACGCCACCCTGTGCTGCGCCAAGATCAAGGACGgcaaggagcagcagcaggccgCCTCCGGAATGCTTCTCTGCGGCGGCGCCGCCTACATATGCCAGCATCTTTACGACAG TGCTCCCAGCGGCAGTTATGGAACCATGACCTACATGTCCCGGGCGGTGGCCCTGGTGCTGGACTGTGTGCCCAAGCACGGCGAGATGGAGTGCGCCATCTCCTGA